Below is a genomic region from Enterobacter hormaechei subsp. xiangfangensis.
CCAGCAAAAAATTAGCCGCCGCTGTTCTGGCAATCACTGTAGCAATGTCCCTGAGCGCTTGCTCTAACTGGTCTAAACGTGACCGTAACACCGCGATTGGTGCCGGTGCTGGTGCGCTTGGTGGTGCAGTATTAACGGATGGTAGTACGCTGGGTACATTAGGTGGTGCTGCCGTAGGTGGTATTATCGGTCACCAGGTGGGCAAATAATCACCATAACGGCTCTCACCGGCATAATAATATATTAAGTATTTTCAGGTCTGACTTACGCACGTAAAAAAAAGAGCCACGGCAATGTCCGTGGCTCATTTATTTTAGCCGCCCGCCAGTTTGACTTTCATTCCTTTGGCTTCCAGCAGCGTTTTAATTAAATCTCGTTTATCGCCCTGAATCTCAATAATGCCGTCTTTTACTGCCCCACCGCATCCGCACTTCTTTTTAAGCTCAGCGGCGAGCTTTACCAGGTCTGCATCATCCAGGTCAATGCCGGTGACAAGGCAAAC
It encodes:
- the yciH gene encoding stress response translation initiation inhibitor YciH — its product is MRDANSRLVYSTDTGRIEEPKEKAERPKGDGIVRIQRQTSGRKGKGVCLVTGIDLDDADLVKLAAELKKKCGCGGAVKDGIIEIQGDKRDLIKTLLEAKGMKVKLAGG
- the osmB gene encoding osmotically-inducible lipoprotein OsmB, with protein sequence MTFTSKKLAAAVLAITVAMSLSACSNWSKRDRNTAIGAGAGALGGAVLTDGSTLGTLGGAAVGGIIGHQVGK